The genomic window CGTTCTAAATACGGCGCTAAGCGTCCTAAATAGTTTTTGCTGAGCATGTGAGGAAAAAAAATGCCAAGACGTAAGACAGTTGCCAAGAGAGTGATATCTGCTGATGCCCGTTTTAAAAGTATTATTGTGTCAAAATTTATCAATCAATTAATGCTTGATGGCAAGAAAAATGTTGCTCGCACAATATTCTATGATGCTATGGATATTATTGCAGATCGAATTAAAGACGGGACTCCATTAGAGGTTTTTGACAAAGCCATGGAGTCTGTGCGACCCCGTGTTGAAGTTAAGTCTAGGCGTGTTGGTGGGGCAACGTATCAGGTGCCTGTGGAGGTTCGACCTGAGCGCAGGAATGCTTTGGCCATGCGATGGCTTACAACTTTTGCACAAAAACGCTCCGGTCATTCAATGGCTGAGAAATTAGCAGCTGAATTGTCAGATGCATTTAATAATCGTGGCGCGTCTGTGAAGAAACGTGAAGATACTCACAAAATGGCAGATGCAAACAAAGCCTTTGCTCATTATAGATGGTAATATTT from Desulfobulbaceae bacterium includes these protein-coding regions:
- the rpsG gene encoding 30S ribosomal protein S7, with protein sequence MPRRKTVAKRVISADARFKSIIVSKFINQLMLDGKKNVARTIFYDAMDIIADRIKDGTPLEVFDKAMESVRPRVEVKSRRVGGATYQVPVEVRPERRNALAMRWLTTFAQKRSGHSMAEKLAAELSDAFNNRGASVKKREDTHKMADANKAFAHYRW